In Gordonia sp. SL306, the genomic window TCCGGGCCAGCCTGGTCCACAGCACCACTCCGTCCGGCAGCGGGTCGCCGGAGGCGACCCCCAGGGTGAACAGGTGATCGCCGAGGCGGGGCGTACCGGACGAGGCCGGCGTGTCACCGAGGAGACCGGGGATGACGGCCAACCCGCCGGCGACGCCGGTCCAGGTGAGGAATCTGCGACGTGTCATGCCGACACGCAGTGTCTTGTCGGGGGTGATCGAGACGTCGGGCAGGTCGGTGCTGGGCATGGGGTAAGCCGACCAATGCCGACTGACCGGAGGTCGTCCGGCGGCTTGATGTCCGATGATGCTCGGATGAAGACGAGGTCACCGCGTTCGGCGTGGATTCGCCGCAGCGATGTCGATCAGGCGCGGCTCAGGCGGTGAGCACGAGCCAGACGGCGATGTAGTGCATGAGGGCAGCGACCGCGGTGCATGCGTGGAAGACCTCGTGATGTCCGAACGTGGACGGCCACGGGTTCGGCCAGCGGGCGGCGTACAGGATGCCGCCGACGGTGTAGAACACGCCGCCGACTGCCAGCAGCACGATGACCATCCAGCCGACGTGACGGACCAGGGCGGGGGCGACGGCGATGATCACCCAGCCGAGGAGGATGTAGAGCGCGACGCCGAGCCAGCGTGGTGCCGACGGCCAGACGAGTTTGAGAGCCACGCCGGCGATCGCGCCGATCCACACGATGCCGAGCACCCACCATCGAACATCTTCGGGCAGGGCGAGCGCGCAGAACGGGGTATAGGTTCCCGCGATGAACAGGAA contains:
- the trhA gene encoding PAQR family membrane homeostasis protein TrhA — its product is MSTLTDDPITAIKPRLRGVIHQYSAWVAACAGLAVVIGAGVLRGPGAAVACAIYAVTVFGVFAVSASYHRIPWKTPRAQVRMKRADHSMIFLFIAGTYTPFCALALPEDVRWWVLGIVWIGAIAGVALKLVWPSAPRWLGVALYILLGWVIIAVAPALVRHVGWMVIVLLAVGGVFYTVGGILYAARWPNPWPSTFGHHEVFHACTAVAALMHYIAVWLVLTA